Below is a genomic region from Fusarium oxysporum Fo47 chromosome XI, complete sequence.
CTGGCGCACAGTGCCTTAAAAGTTGCCTGATGCAATTCTTGCGTTTAAGAATGCTGCCATGCTTCTCTTTGGGAACCATGTAGCGAAGGACTGGTACCACTTGGTCGTCAGATTTATGGATTATGAGGCGACAGATCCTCGCGATAAGATATATGCCCTTATCGGACTTGCGGACCAAACGGGGTACGACATCGTGGCCGATTACAGCATGCCTGTTCTCGAGGTCTATCGCGACTTTGCCGTCAAGATGATTTCTGTAACTAAGAAGCTTGATATACTTCAATACAGTACGGTTCAAGACCTCGACGCGGAGAAGGTACCTTTGTGGGTTCCGGATTTTCAGAAGGTAGCCAAAGAGCCGATCTATTTCTCAGAACACAAAACGCATCAAAAGACACCAAAGCCATTGTGGCTACTTCTTATGGCCATGATACACTGTCCTTGCAAGGGGTAAGCGTGGATAATGTTGCTGTAATAGTAATGCCCGAAACACCAAGCCAAGAATTATGGGAGAGCGCCAAGGAGAGATTCCGGCAGGTAGATCCAAGTCTCCCAGATAGAATGCTGCTGGATTTACAGGGTTGGGGACCTACGACTTGGATTCTCAACGTGTTCAAGATGTTAGATGAACACAAGCCGGTAATTTCTCGCCAAAACGACGGGGACTTGATAACATGGCTCCTCAATTCTGTGACGGCTTGCTCGGTTCCGGCATCAATGTTGACCGACTTCTGGGAATATTTGGCATTAGCTATCGCCCGCTTCATGTTGATGCCCAACAAGAACAACGAGATAAAACTCCTTATCAAACTTCTTCGTCTTTTAGCACAAGCAAGCCCCCCACCGCTGGAATGGGAGTCGATACTCGAAGAACAACACAGACAGGCGCTAAGAGCTGTGCTCGTAGAAATCTACGACAACGAAGATGAGATCGACTCCGCTTTGGAGCTAATAAAACTTCTACGCATTAGACCACACAGAAATGATAACAGCTTCAATAATTCAGTGAAAGAGGATCGCATGTTCTTGATCACGGAGGATGGATATCTTGGTATTGGGCCGAAGTCAATGCGGCCAGGGGATCACGTTTGCGTTTTGTATGGTGGCCACACTCCTTTTGTTCTGCGTCCAGTGAGAGgtgctggtgatgaagagTATTTGTTCTTGGGGGAGTCTTTCGTCAATGGCCTGATGAATGGTGAGATTTTGGAGGATGAAGGGGCAGTTGATAAATGGTTCCATTTAAGGTAATATATGGGAGACTCACTTTGCATATAAGGTCTTCTGAGCTCGATTACTCTGCTGATATCACTGAGCCGCCCTGTCATGTTTTTGACGGATCGATTGCATATGAGTTATGGCACAGAGCTATTTATCGTGTGCGATAATTTTAGAGTCGCCAGCTGAAAAGatatttatagaaatatGTAAGGCCCCCAAACAAGTCTGAAATGGCAGTAAGCTGCATGAAATGCCAGCAGCTGATTGGTTGTAAGATACAGCTGGAAAAGCCGTTATCTAGGACTTACTCACAGCCTGATTTTGGTCTGCAGTACATAAACAATAATGCCTCAAGCTTGATCGTGCCCTTTTGGTTTTAATTACCCGCGACCATGGAGCACAAGTCATTTTTCAGTTACCCCATTACCCAACCCTTTCCCTTTCGATGGTTCACCCCAGTTGCTGTCATAGGCGGTATCGTGTTCATCGCGCTCTTCACTTTGATGAACTTTGCCTCGAGTAGCTATGAACTCATCGTCCAGAACTCACTGGATCCAAATGCTACTGTTTCTAGGCGTGGCTTGCTGCATCGCTACCCATCTTTTCTGACCACTAAAGTGCAACCCAAATGCCAGCCTGCCACGTTACCAGTAAACAGCGATTTCTTCACCAACAATACCGCTCTAACCTACACGTTGACAAGCGTCTGGGAGAGAGGAAAAGATGGCCAGCGGGTCATTTCGCCCGCTCTCACATATCACGGAAACATCCTGCAGGACTGCTCTGTCCACTCTGTGGAAATCGACTTTGATTCTTTAGACAGGGCCGGAAAACAGATTGGTTTTTGCGAATGGGGCGCTGTGCTGCGGTCGTACATATCGTGCAAGATCGACACCCCGGCCGGAGAAgtcttcttcaacatgacGCAGACTTATGACTATGTTCCTGATACCACTTCCTTCGATAGTCTCGGCAAGTTTCTTGGTACCGGGTTCCTTGGTCGTAACAAGACAACGCAAGCTAGCCTCTGGTGGGGCGAATCCCTGATGTCTACATTCTGGGGAGAAGTCACGCTGATGCTCCAGGACCAGCGGGGGGCTTACAaagacgacgatgacaaAATAGAACTCAACAAGGGCACTGTTTCTTTCATGATCAATGATACGAACCCTAATATTGAAGACTTGCGCTTTTTCAGCCTCGATTATCGTTTCTACGGTAGCAGAATCAACGAGGTAGCCTGCTGTCCCGGCTTACCGCTTCCCTTAACGGCAAAGGTCCTAGATGAGAGCGACACCTATCCGAACATATGGATAAAAGCAGACTCGCTGGCAAAAGCGGCGTATTCGACAATACTCGTTGATCTCGGCCAGGAAGCAGCCCCCAAATCCAATATCCTCACCGACACCAAGTTGCTGACGCGCTACACGGCCAACTTCTCCACAGCGCGCATGGCAAATCTGAGATCAGGTCCTGCGAACGACAGTTACAGCGCATTAAAGAAAACGACGGGCCATTTAGGTATCACGCCTTCTGTCATCGCTACGACGTACATCTGTCAGGTCCCGCGGCTCAAGCCAGCGGGGAATCTCATCGTTGCTATCATCGTAGCTGATCTTGTGCTGCTTCAAGCTGTATGGCAACTCTACAAGCTTTCCACTGAATTCTATCTCGGTAAGAAGCATCGGGATTCGGCTCCGTGTGAGAGATGCTCTGGCGTTGGACAGGTAGATGATCCCGTGCTGCCATCTATGCCGAGCCAGGATAGTGGGTTGGAGTATTTTCCGCTGGTGAACACGCCGGCTCAGAGCGATGGTCTGTTGACAGGGAGTAGAGTTTAGTCATGAAGGTTTATTGCTTGCAGATTGATGTTTACAGATCAGATGTACAGTAGTACATGATGAACGTGGATACCAGTTGGTATCAACGAGAGACACTTAACAATGTGTAACATTATTTACTAACACTCATTACAAAGCCCTCGGGCGTTTGTTTAAAGTACTTGATTAAGGTTTGACGTCACGCCACGTAATGACGTGTTTTGGAAGCTTCTGTCCCCTCGCCAAGAGTTTAAGGTCCGGCGCTAATGCAGGTTGCTGATATTTTAGGACCCGCTTCCGGCTGCAACACTGTTCTTCTCTCTGCCTGCTCAAGCTGCTTTACTCATGAAGGCCATGAGACAAAGGCTATGCATCGGACAGACACTCGGCAAAACATATGGATTGGAAAATCTTGGCATAACTAAGCCTCGAGGTTTACGATAGTGAAGCACGCGGCCTGATTTCGTTCATCTACTGTTATGACGGATCTTCAAAGATTGGAGCATGTAGATACAGGAGACGTGGTATATATAACCATTAACTTCCGCCTGAAATAGAGATATCCATCGCCACACCTATCGTCTAGCAAACGCACTGAAACCATCACCATGAAGTCCATCCTCAACTACACTGTCCAAGGCATCATGGCCTTCGCAGCTGTAATGCCAGCTTCCGCGCAGAACCTCTCCTACGGCGCCGATAACTTCTACCGCAGCGAATCCGTCGCAATCCAGCCCATCCACTTCAACACCGTTTACAACACTACCATCGTCGGCAATCTCTTCACTTCCAGAAATGCTAGCCGCAACACCAACTCCCCCGCCATCGTTGTCGGCCATCCCATGGGCGCAGTCAAGGAACAATCCGCCAACCTGTACGCTAGCAAGTTGGCCGAACAGGGCTTCGTCACCCTGACCCTCGACCTCCCCTTCTGGGGCAGAAGTGACGGCCCGCAGAATCTCGTGTCGCCTGATTTTTACACCGAGGCTTACAGGGCTGCGGTCGATTACCTGGGGACTTATAACTTTGTTGATCGGGATCGTATCGGCGCGCTTGGGATTTGTGGCAGCGGCAGCTTTGTCATCAATGCGGCCAAGATTGACGATCGCATTCAGGCCATCGCTACTGTATCCATGTATGACATGGGCACCGTCAATCGCCAGGGTCTTCGTCGAGCTGTATCGGTTGAGCAGCGCAGAGCAGTCATCGCCAATGCGTCACAGCGGCGATGGGCTGAAGTCGACGGAGCACCAACTGGATACACCGGCGGCACTCCAAATGAACTCACCAGCCAAACTGATGCTGTCTCTCGTGAGTTCTTCGACTTCTACCGCACCGTTCGGGGCGAGTTTACTCCTGAGGACTGGCAGCGCAACCAGACTACTCAACCTTCGCTCGTTACCAATGTCAACTTCCTTAACTTTTACCCCTTCAACGATATCGAAACCATTTCACCTCGTCCTCTTCTCATTATTTCTGGCGATCAGTCGCACTCTAGGGAATTTAGCGAGAATGCTTATCGTGAGGCTGGTCAACCTAAGGAGCTTTACTGGGTTCGTGGAGCTGGCCATGTTGATCTTTATGATCGAACTGAGATCATTCCTTTCTCCAAGCTCAGCGAGTTCTTCCAAGAGAACCTCGTTTAAGAACTGAATGAACTGAATATTTAGTATTCTCACTCGTGGCGCCGACTCATTTTTCGTGGCTTCTTTTCACTTCTTCAGGTTCCATGCTCAATGCAAAAACCTTCACTCTTGCGGTAATTACGTTCATTTCGCCAGTAGAAATAAAAAACATTTATATTTTTACGAAAAGTCTAGTCCTTCAGCGCCATAATCGCTTCTTGATTTACCATACATATGCAGAAGATACCCGCTTTTTAGACAAATCACTACCATCCTCTATTCGAAATCGGGACTCTTTGGCAGACGGGAGTGGCCGGCCGGCTATGG
It encodes:
- a CDS encoding Alpha/Beta hydrolase protein, translating into MKSILNYTVQGIMAFAAVMPASAQNLSYGADNFYRSESVAIQPIHFNTVYNTTIVGNLFTSRNASRNTNSPAIVVGHPMGAVKEQSANLYASKLAEQGFVTLTLDLPFWGRSDGPQNLVSPDFYTEAYRAAVDYLGTYNFVDRDRIGALGICGSGSFVINAAKIDDRIQAIATVSMYDMGTVNRQGLRRAVSVEQRRAVIANASQRRWAEVDGAPTGYTGGTPNELTSQTDAVSREFFDFYRTVRGEFTPEDWQRNQTTQPSLVTNVNFLNFYPFNDIETISPRPLLIISGDQSHSREFSENAYREAGQPKELYWVRGAGHVDLYDRTEIIPFSKLSEFFQENLV